The Streptomyces sp. 11x1 genomic sequence CGACGAGGACCAGATCAAGACGCGTGCCTCCATCCTGGAACTGGACGGCGTCCGCCACCGCGCGTTGCGCAGCCTGCTCCAGCGCCAGTTCGGCGCGAACGTCATCAACAGCTACACCGACTTCCTGCGCGGCCTGACCGCCACCACGCTGGACGCGGCGCTCGCCAAGGGGAGCTTCGACTTCGTCAAGGAGGTCTCCGCCGACTTCCCCATCAACGTCCTCGCCCGCCTCCTCGACGTGCCGCCGGAGGACAACCAGCAGCTCATCGACTGGGGCAACCGCATCATCGGCAACACCGACCCCGACTACGCCGACGTCCTGCTCGACAGCGCGGAGAGCGAGCAGTACCGGCACCTCCCGTTCCGCTCGCCCGCCTCGCTGGAGGTCTTCGAGTACGGCCGTGAGCTGGCCCGGCAGCGGCGCGGCGGCGACGGCACCGACCTGGTGTCGAAGCTGGTGAACACCACCCCGAGGGACGGTGTGCCGCTCTCTCCGCAGGACTTCGACAACTACTTCCTGCTCCTCGTCGTGGCCGGCAACGAGACCACCCGCCACACCATCACCCACTCCATGCTCGCCCTGCTCCAGCACCCCGAGCAGCTGGCCCGGCTTCAGGAGGACCCTTCCCTCATCCCGACGGCGGTGGAGGAGTTCCTGCGCTGGGCGTCGCCCGTCTACCACTTCCGCCGCACGGCGACCCGTGACGTGGAACTGGGCGGCAAGCACGTCAAGGAGGGCGACAAGGTCGTCATGTGGTACGCCTCCGGCAACCGCGACGAGGAGGTCTTCGGCAACCCGTACGACTTCGACGTCACCCGCGCCGACAACGACCATGTGACCTTCGGCAAGGGCAGCCCGCACCTGTGCCTGGGCAACCTGCTCGCCCGCACCGAGATCCGCATCATGTTCGAGGAGCTCATCCCGAGGATCGCGGACATCCGTCTGACGGGCGAAGTCCCGCGCGTTCGCTCCAACTTCGTCAACGGCATCAAGAAACTGCCGGTTGAGGTCACCCTCGCCTGACCGCCTGACCCAGCCGTCCAGATGGGGCGGCCGCCGGGACGCCCGAACCCGACCGAGCGGCCGCCCCTCACGTCTGCCCTCACACACTCGTCCCGAGGATCGCCACGATGACCACTCCCCGCATGCAGCTCGTCCTGAGCGAGAACTGGACCATGACCGCAGGCCGCGCGGATCTGCCGACCGTGATCCGCTGGGCCCGCGAGGCCGAGGACGCCGGATTCGACTCCGTCATGATCAGCGAACACATCGTGCTCGGCCCCGACGCCGGAGCAGCCGGCGTGATGGGCAACCCCCGCGACTACGCCCTGCCCGGCAACCAGGACCCCCACACCCCATGGCCCAACTCGCTCATGCTGCTCAGCGCGATCGCCGCTGTCACCGAGCGCCTGCGTCTGGCCGCGTCGGCGGTCATCGCTCCCCTGCGGCATCCCCTGCTCCTGGCCCGTGAGCTCGGCACCCTCGACCTTCTCTCCGAGGGCCGTCTGATCGTGCTGCCCAACGTCAGCTGGAGCCGGGACGAGTACGCGGCACTCGGTGTCCCGTTCTCCCGGCGTGGCAGGCTCCTCGACGAACACCTGGAGATCTGGGCGAAGTTGTGGGGCCCCTCCCCCGTGTCCCACGAGAGCGACCACTACGCCTTCCAGGATGTCTACTTCGAGCCCAAGGCACACCGTCCGGACGGCCCCCGGCTGTGCTTCGGCGGCGCGGGCATGCACGACGCGATGGTCCGCAGGATCGTCCGGTACGGCCACGCCTTCAACCCGCTGGGCAAGGTGACGCCCGAGCACATGCGGAAGCTGCGGACCGCGATGGCCGCCGCGGGCCGCGACATCGCCGACCTGGAGATGATCGGCGGCACCCGCGCCGTGTTCCCCGACGACAGCTCCTGCGCCGACCTGGCGCAGGCCCTCGAGGCCATCCCCGAGCAGACGGCCCAAGGTTTCACCACCTTCTGCGTCAAGCCCTCGCAGTTCACCGACGACCCGAACGGGGTGGGCGCGTTCTGCCGAGAGGTGATGCGCCGCGTGGAGTTGCTGACCGCCTGACGGCACCGGACCGCGGCCGCAAAGCAGGACCCCGCTCTCCATCGCACGCGCACAACCTGACGCGCGGTGCCGTTTCGCACCGAGCCCTCTTGACAAGCTCCGGCCACCGACGGCAATCTTCCATTAAGCAGAAACTAAGTTCCATCATACGGAATATGATCCGGTTGAACTCAGAGAGTGCACGGAAGGGAGCGTCCGAGGCCCCATGGGATTCGCGGAGCAGCGCTACACCGTCAACCTGTCGATCCTCTTCACGGAACTCCCACTCCTGGAGCGCCCCGCGGCCGCCGCCGCGGCCGGCTTCACCGCGGTCGAGCTGTGGTGGCCCTGGGTCGACTCCCCCACTCCCCCTCGGTCCGAACTCGACGCCCTGCGGGGCTCGTTCGAGGACGCGGGTGTACGGCTGACCGGGCTGAACTTCTACTCGGGGGTGCTGCCGGGGCCGGACCGCGGCGCACTGTCGATCCCGGGCGAGGAAGCGGAGCGCTTCCGCGCCAACGTCGACGTGGTCGCGGAGTTCGCCGGGTCCGTCGGCTGCGGGGCGCTCAACGCGCTGTACGGCAACCGCGTCGCCGGTGTGGACCCGGCCGAGCAGGACGCCCTGGCCCTGCACAACCTGGTCCTGGCCGCGCGGGCCGCCGACCGGATCGGCGCGATCCTGCTGATCGAGGCCCTGAACAAGGTGGAGTCACCGCTCTACCCCCTGGTGTCGGCCCCGGCCGCCGTCGGCGTCGTCGACAAGGTCAACGAGGCCTCGGGCCTCGGCAACGCGCGCTTCCTGATGGACCTCTACCACCTGTCCATGAACGGCGAGGACCTCCCCCGGGTGATCGCCGAGCACACCGGGCGGACCGGGCATGTGCAGATCGCCGACAACCCCGGCCGCGGCGTCCCCGGCACCGGGGCCGTCCCCTTGGAAGACCTCCTCGACCAGCTGGGCAAGGCCGGCTACGAGGGCCTGGTCGGCCTGGAGTACAAGCCGGGCGACCGGCCGAGCTCCGAGGCCTTCGAGTGGCTCCCCCGGGAGGCCCGCGCGGCTCGCTGAGGCCGTTGAGGCCCACCCCACCGCCGTAGCAGAGCAGTCAGAGAGGCACCCTCACCATGAGCAATCTCCCCAAGGTCGCGTGGATAGGGCTCGGCATCATGGGCTCCCCCATGTCCGAGAACCTGATCAAGGCGGGTTACGACGTCACCGGCCACACCCTGGAACAGGACAAGCTGGACCGGCTGACCGCCGCCGGCGGGACCGCGGCGGACTCCGTCGCCGAGGCCGTGCGCGACGCCGACGTCGTCATCACGATGGTGCCCGCCTCCCCGCAGGTCGAGGCCGTCGCGTACGGCCCCGACGGCATCCTGGCCAACGCCCGCCCCGGCACCCTGCTGATCGACATGTCGTCCATCACCCCGCAGACCTCGATCGACCTGGCGAAGGCCGCGCAGGAGAAGGGCATCCGGGTGCTCGACGCCCCGGTCTCCGGTGGTGAGGCGGGCGCCGTCGAGGCCGTGCTGTCCATCATGGTCGGCGGCGACCGGTCCGACTTCGACGAGGCCGTGCCGCTGTTCGAGGCGCTCGGCCGGACGATCGTGCTGTGCGGTCCGCACGGTGCGGGGCAGACCGTGAAGGCCGCGAACCAGCTGATCGTCGCCGTCAACATCCAGGCGTGCGCCGAGGCCGTGGTCTTCCTGGAGAAGTCGGGCGTCGACCTGACGGCGGCCCTCGATGTCCTGGGTGGCGGGCTCGCCGGATCGACCGTGCTGGCCCGCAAGAAGGACGACTTCCTGAACCGGGACTTCAAACCGGGCTTCCGCATCGACCTGCACCACAAGGACATGGGCATCGTCACCGACGCGGCCCGCACCGTGGGCGCCGCCCTGCCGGTCGGCGCCGTGGTCGCCCAACTGGTCGCCTCGCTGCGCGCCCAGGGCGACGGCGGCCTCGACCACTCGGCCCTGCTGCGGGGCGTGGAACGCCTCTCCGGCGCCCAGGTCTGAGGCGTCACCCCACGCACTTCCGGTCCGCGGCGGCGCCGACATCTGTCCTGTCGCGCCCAGGCGACGCCGCGGGCCGGAACCGCCGTCCCGGGTACGCCGACTTCCTGAGCGACGTCGGCGAGCCCGCCTCGACGGCCGTACGACCCCTGACGGGGGTGAAGCTCGGGCCGTCGCCGGCGGGGGTGTCGTGCGCCCCGCCCCGGCGATCGACTTCCTCCATCCCCTGCCATTCCCGATCGGCATCCGGTCCCTGGTGGACACCCATCAGCCACCGGACGCACCGCCCGCGACCGTTTCCGACCGACCCGGATGAGAGGTGAGCGTCGGCCGCTCGCGGGCAGGGCACGGACCGCGGCGGCGCTGCGCGCCAGTGCGGTGGTGAAGGCCCCGGCCCGCGTCTCGACGTGAGGGACGCGAGACCGGAGCCGCCGCGGCCGCCGCGGTCCGACCCGTCGATCCGACCCGTCGAATTCGCTCCGCCCGTGCACCGCCCGGCCGGTGCCGGGTCTTTCGCGATCAGGGTGCGACACCCCGATCACCGGCGGACGTCAGGGCCCGCTGCCTACGCAAGGCTGCGTAGAGCGTCTACGGAACCCTCAAATCAACCTCTGAAAGCACGCCTGGGGGCTTCAACTGCCCCTGGGGCAGGGCACATTCTCGACACACGAGGCCCGTCGGCACGGGGGCGGCGGGCCTCGACGGGGGAAAAGCCCCACGGGGGAAACGGGGGTACGGGGGAAGAGCCCCACGGGGGAACCAACGGGGGAAACGGGGGCCCGGAGCCCGGGGATCGGGGGTGAACCGGGGGAACGGGGATGCCTTGAGCGACAGCGCGACGAAGCGGCCCGTCCGTACGGGGTCGCGCTGTCGGAGGGGCGGGCCGAGCGCCCGCGGACGTCGGGGGTCGTCCGCGGGCGCTCGGCCTTTTCATGCCGAACGGTCGTGTGACGTCCCGGATCAGCCTGCTCGGCCGCGGGCGCGGCCGAGCAGGACGCGGGTCGCCGCCTCGCGCAGGATCCGTGGGCCGTCCTGGGTGAGCAGGGATTCGGCGTGGAACTGCAAGGAGGAGAAGTGCGGTCCGCGCAGGGCGTGAATCTCCCCGGTGTCCGGCGAGCGACTGATCTCGACCACGCCCACTCCGGGACAGTCGGCCTTCTCCTCGTCGCTCCAGGCGGCGAAGGCGTTGTAGAAGCCGACGCGTTCGCGGCTCCCGAAGAGGTCGATCTCCTTCTGTACTCCCTGGTTGGGCACCTCGCGTCGCCGCAGCGGGAAGCCGAGACGGGCCGAGAGGACCTGGTGGCTGAGGCAGACGGACAGGAACGGCCGTCGGCCGTCCAGCAGGCGTCCGGTCGCGGCGGCCAGGTGGGCGATCTTGGGATGGTCCATGTCGCGTGGATCGCCCGGCCCGGGTCCCATGACGACGAGGTCGTGGGCGTCGAGGTCGTACGGCTCGTCGTAGCGGCGAACGGTCACGGCCAGCCCCAGCGCCCGCAGTTGCTGGTCGAGCATGAAGGTGAAGGTGTCCTCGGCGTCGACGATCAGCGCACTGCGGCCGGCGAGTGCGGAGTCCGGGCGCTCGCGCTCGGTGGCATCGGCGAGCCAGAACCCCGCGATCATGTCGTTGCGGCGGGCCAGCGCCGCGTTGATGTGAGGATGTGCGCCGAAACCCGACGGGCGGTGGCTCTCCAGGGCGGTGAGCAGCCCGGCGGCCTTGGCACGGGTCTCCTCCACCTCGGACCCCGGGTCCGAGTGCCGTACCAGCGTGGCACCCACACCGATGCGCAACCGGCCGTCGCCGCCGATGTCGGCGGTGCGGATGAGGATCGAGGAGTCGAGGGTGCGCCCGCCGTCGTCGTCGTGTCCGATCAGGGCGACCGCTCCGCTGTAGTAGCCGCGCCCCCGCGGTTCATGACGGCCGATCACCCGGCAGGCGCTCTCCAGCGGACTGCCGGTGACGGTGGGCGCGAACATGGTCTCGCGCAGGATCTCGCGCACATCGCGCGAGGTACGCCCCTCGACGAAGTACTCGGTGTGCGCAACCCGGGCCATTTCCTTCAGATACGGCCCGGTGACACGGCAACCGTCCGGGCAGATCCGGGCCATCATCTTCAGTTCCTCGTCGACGACCATGTACAGCTCGTCGGTCTCCTTGGGATCGGCGAGGAACGCCATCACGTCCGGCAGCGTGGGACCGCTCGCCGGATAGCGGTAGGTGCCGCTGATCGGGTTCATCACCGCGACGCCGTCGTGCAGGCTGATGTGCCGTTCCGGGCTGGCACCGACCAGGGTGCGCTCGCCGGTGTGCACCAGGTACGTCCAGTAGGCGCCCTGCTCGTACTCCAGCAGCCGGCGGAAGAAGCACAGGGCGTGCGCGAGCGTGTAGTCGGTGATGTCCGCGACGAGCGAGCGGTGGATGACGAAGTTGGCGCCCTCGCCCTCGCCGATCTCGTCCCTGATCACCGTGCGCACGATCTCGGCGTACGTCTCGTCGTCCACGTCGAAGTGCTTGCCGGTGACCTCGATCGGCACCTCCGCGATACGGCGCACCGCCTCGGCGACCGTCATCACGTCCTGGTCGGTGACCGTCATGGCCAGCAGCGGTTCGCCGTCGTCGGTGCAGGCGAAGCCGCGCTCGGCGATCTGACGGTAGGGAAGCAGCGCCAGCACCTCGTGTGCCGCCCGTCCCGGGCCCGCGGGCCGGGCCCGGACGGGGAGTTCGGCCAGTGAGCCCACCGCCGAGACGTCGCCGATCACCACCTCCAGCAGCCCCGGTCCCACCGTTTCGGGCCGGTGCAGCAACGCGA encodes the following:
- a CDS encoding TIGR03619 family F420-dependent LLM class oxidoreductase; the protein is MTTPRMQLVLSENWTMTAGRADLPTVIRWAREAEDAGFDSVMISEHIVLGPDAGAAGVMGNPRDYALPGNQDPHTPWPNSLMLLSAIAAVTERLRLAASAVIAPLRHPLLLARELGTLDLLSEGRLIVLPNVSWSRDEYAALGVPFSRRGRLLDEHLEIWAKLWGPSPVSHESDHYAFQDVYFEPKAHRPDGPRLCFGGAGMHDAMVRRIVRYGHAFNPLGKVTPEHMRKLRTAMAAAGRDIADLEMIGGTRAVFPDDSSCADLAQALEAIPEQTAQGFTTFCVKPSQFTDDPNGVGAFCREVMRRVELLTA
- a CDS encoding TIM barrel protein; this encodes MGFAEQRYTVNLSILFTELPLLERPAAAAAAGFTAVELWWPWVDSPTPPRSELDALRGSFEDAGVRLTGLNFYSGVLPGPDRGALSIPGEEAERFRANVDVVAEFAGSVGCGALNALYGNRVAGVDPAEQDALALHNLVLAARAADRIGAILLIEALNKVESPLYPLVSAPAAVGVVDKVNEASGLGNARFLMDLYHLSMNGEDLPRVIAEHTGRTGHVQIADNPGRGVPGTGAVPLEDLLDQLGKAGYEGLVGLEYKPGDRPSSEAFEWLPREARAAR
- a CDS encoding chorismate-binding protein, whose protein sequence is MTSPGATAPQDVLDRVLVPQPSPFALLHRPETVGPGLLEVVIGDVSAVGSLAELPVRARPAGPGRAAHEVLALLPYRQIAERGFACTDDGEPLLAMTVTDQDVMTVAEAVRRIAEVPIEVTGKHFDVDDETYAEIVRTVIRDEIGEGEGANFVIHRSLVADITDYTLAHALCFFRRLLEYEQGAYWTYLVHTGERTLVGASPERHISLHDGVAVMNPISGTYRYPASGPTLPDVMAFLADPKETDELYMVVDEELKMMARICPDGCRVTGPYLKEMARVAHTEYFVEGRTSRDVREILRETMFAPTVTGSPLESACRVIGRHEPRGRGYYSGAVALIGHDDDGGRTLDSSILIRTADIGGDGRLRIGVGATLVRHSDPGSEVEETRAKAAGLLTALESHRPSGFGAHPHINAALARRNDMIAGFWLADATERERPDSALAGRSALIVDAEDTFTFMLDQQLRALGLAVTVRRYDEPYDLDAHDLVVMGPGPGDPRDMDHPKIAHLAAATGRLLDGRRPFLSVCLSHQVLSARLGFPLRRREVPNQGVQKEIDLFGSRERVGFYNAFAAWSDEEKADCPGVGVVEISRSPDTGEIHALRGPHFSSLQFHAESLLTQDGPRILREAATRVLLGRARGRAG
- a CDS encoding 2-hydroxy-3-oxopropionate reductase; the protein is MSNLPKVAWIGLGIMGSPMSENLIKAGYDVTGHTLEQDKLDRLTAAGGTAADSVAEAVRDADVVITMVPASPQVEAVAYGPDGILANARPGTLLIDMSSITPQTSIDLAKAAQEKGIRVLDAPVSGGEAGAVEAVLSIMVGGDRSDFDEAVPLFEALGRTIVLCGPHGAGQTVKAANQLIVAVNIQACAEAVVFLEKSGVDLTAALDVLGGGLAGSTVLARKKDDFLNRDFKPGFRIDLHHKDMGIVTDAARTVGAALPVGAVVAQLVASLRAQGDGGLDHSALLRGVERLSGAQV
- a CDS encoding cytochrome P450, encoding MTTETPTAAVHEPMPLADVNLADLDNFTDGITPWRMFHTLRHQDPVHWQPEGAPNSGFWAVTRHADIARVDRDAETFTSMKFVNLEEVDEDQIKTRASILELDGVRHRALRSLLQRQFGANVINSYTDFLRGLTATTLDAALAKGSFDFVKEVSADFPINVLARLLDVPPEDNQQLIDWGNRIIGNTDPDYADVLLDSAESEQYRHLPFRSPASLEVFEYGRELARQRRGGDGTDLVSKLVNTTPRDGVPLSPQDFDNYFLLLVVAGNETTRHTITHSMLALLQHPEQLARLQEDPSLIPTAVEEFLRWASPVYHFRRTATRDVELGGKHVKEGDKVVMWYASGNRDEEVFGNPYDFDVTRADNDHVTFGKGSPHLCLGNLLARTEIRIMFEELIPRIADIRLTGEVPRVRSNFVNGIKKLPVEVTLA